The nucleotide window GCACCGAGCACCCCAGCCAATCCGGCCGCACCCGATACCTCACATCCATCCGCCTCGAACTCCCCTGACTCCCTCGCTCGCCAAGCCTTCGACGTGGCCGTCATCGGCGGAGGGGTCGCCGGACTCGCCGCCTCGGTCGCCCTGGCACGATCACTGCGCTCCGTCGTCGTCATCGACTCGGGTCAGCCGCGCAATGCGCCGAGCGCGCATGCACATAACGTCCTCGGCCAGGAGGGCATCAACCCGCGAGAACTCATCGCGAAAGGCCGCGCCGAGGCGGAGGGGTACGGAGTCAGCTTCATCGACGCGACCGTGACCCACGCGCACGCAGCCGATCCGAACGGTGCCTCAGCCGTTCCGAACGGTGCCACAGACAACTTGCCCGGCAGCACGATCGAAGACAGTGATCACCCCGCCGAGGCGGCTCCGTCCCATCGATTCGAACTGACCACCTCGGCGGGGGTGGTGATAGCGGCCCGCCGCGTCATCATCGCGACCGGATTGAGCGATGCGCTTCCCGACATCCCGGGGCTCGCCGCAGAGTGGGGCGAGACCGTCCTCCACTGCCCCTACTGCCATGGGTACGAGGTGCGCGGGCAGCGCATCGGCATCATCGGCACGACCGCTATGTCCTACCACCAGGCGATGCTGTTCTCCCAGCTCAGCGACACTGTCACGTTTGTTCGTCACAATGCTGCCGCACCTGATGCGCAGCAGTCGGAGATGCTGGAGAAGCTCGACATCGAGTATGTCGACGCCGCCATCACCGAGGTGGCCCGCACCGATTCGGAAACCATCGTCTCGGTGGGGGCAGCAGGACCAACCCACACAGCCAGCGCTGCGCATGAGCTCGTCTTCGACGCGCTGGCAGTCGGCACGTATGCGCGAGCGAATGCCGAATTGTTCTCCCAGCTCGGCGGCGAGGTCATCGACCATCCGAGCGGAATGGGCAGCTTCATTCCCACGCAGATGGCCGGCCAGACCGATGTGCCGGGCGTGTGGGCGGTCGGCAACAGCGCAGACATGTCGGCGATGGTCGTCGCCAGCACAGCGAGCGGCGTGCTCGCCGGCGCGCATGTCAACGCCGATCTCATCATGGAAAAGCTCGGCTGAGACCAAGACTCACTCCGTCAGTGTGCGGCCTTCACGCAGAGCACGGGCACCACGGCGTCGAGGATGACCTTCTGGATCGTCGATCCCAGAAGGAACTTCCCGACCGGTGTCCGCTTCCTGGTTCCGAGCACGATCAGCTCGGCCCCCACCTCGGTGGCGGTGTCGAGGATCTGCTCGGCCGGGTCGTATTCGCTGCCCATCGTCAGGACGCGGAATTCCACTCCCGACCTGCCCAGATAGTCCTTCACAGACGC belongs to Brevibacterium spongiae and includes:
- a CDS encoding NAD(P)/FAD-dependent oxidoreductase, whose protein sequence is MSAPSTPANAAAPRNPDNAAAPSTPANPAAPDTSHPSASNSPDSLARQAFDVAVIGGGVAGLAASVALARSLRSVVVIDSGQPRNAPSAHAHNVLGQEGINPRELIAKGRAEAEGYGVSFIDATVTHAHAADPNGASAVPNGATDNLPGSTIEDSDHPAEAAPSHRFELTTSAGVVIAARRVIIATGLSDALPDIPGLAAEWGETVLHCPYCHGYEVRGQRIGIIGTTAMSYHQAMLFSQLSDTVTFVRHNAAAPDAQQSEMLEKLDIEYVDAAITEVARTDSETIVSVGAAGPTHTASAAHELVFDALAVGTYARANAELFSQLGGEVIDHPSGMGSFIPTQMAGQTDVPGVWAVGNSADMSAMVVASTASGVLAGAHVNADLIMEKLG
- a CDS encoding universal stress protein: MTVLVGYVNNPAGHAALDAGIEQAKKDGLELVVVNASRSAQRNDSYRLGEGELASVKDYLGRSGVEFRVLTMGSEYDPAEQILDTATEVGAELIVLGTRKRTPVGKFLLGSTIQKVILDAVVPVLCVKAAH